CAAATTTTCTTGTACAAGTCCTGAGAATGGCTAGGTGTTGAGGCGTCGGTATTCTGAGACGCAAGCCCGTATACCGGCCAATGAAACCAATCCGCCGCCAAGCGATGCGGCCGCTAGCCCGAGTTCAATAAGCCGGTTGTTTGATGGGCTGCTCGACAGGTACAGATCAAGTCCGATCTTCCAATCGAGCCAAACCAGGCAGAACAGACATACGACTCCACCAGCGGTTAGCAAGAAGCCGACTGCGATCAGAGTAAACGTCCGAGCGAGTTTGGGTGTGCCGTTGCGGTGTAGATGCCATGCCAAGATGCTCGGCATGAGCGCGTTTGCGATGGGAATGGTGGGTGATAGCTTAATCGCGAGACCAAGCGTGGAATAGTCGCGGCCGAATGGGTTAACGACGCCATCTTGACCAGCTGAGCTGAACAGCATCAATACAACTGTGGAAGCGGAAAGCAGAGTCAATGTCATCACCACGAATACAAGTTTCCCAGTGCCACTGAGTTCAATACATGCTGATCTGTAGCATTGCAAGGCTACAAGATGGAAAACGGATCCAGCAAGCCATCCCAGCAATAGCCACCATGTATTGATGCCGTAGAAGTCCGGGCCGTCAGGGTAATCAAAGGCCGCGAAGGGAGCCGACAGCGCAAACAAAACGAAGCCGCATGCAGTGAATACGATCGCATATCGCAGATTTGATCGCTTATGAGCATGCCTCTGATCAAACACACGACGTGGCGAACCGCACTCGGGACAAGAGGCGTCATGACTCAACCCCTTTAGGCGATAGCCACAATCCGAACAAATCAATGGGATGGGTTCTTTCACCCTTGTAGATGCCGCCGGATTGAGTTCACCAAGTCGGACGCCAGCTCATGATCCACCTCCTCCGCCGGCCAACCACCTGACGGCAGGCCGTTACCGGGCACGGCGTCTTTCCGGTCGGTGCCGGGTTTGCGGGGGATGAGGTGGAAGTGGACGTGGGGGACTTCCTGGCCTGCGGGGGCGCCGTTGTTCTGGATGATGTTGTAGGCCGTGCTGCCCGTGGCTTCGAGGATCGCGCGGGCGAGTGCCGGCAGGGCGGCGCCGATCGCGGCGGCGTCCTCGGCGGGGAGTTGGTCGAGGGTTTCGTAGTGCTGCTTAGGGATGATGAGGGCGTGGCCTTCGCTGAGTGGGCCGACGTCGAGGAAGGCGAGGGCGCGGTCGTCTTCCCACAGCTTGTGGCAGGGGATGTCGCCGGCGACGATCTTGCAGAAGATGCAGGCGGGGTCGGTGGGCATAAGGCCCATCGTACCAGACGCTTCGCAGACTCAGCATCGGCGTGGAGCGGGGGAGGCGAAGCCCACCGATTGGACCTGTGGGACACCCAGCCATGCAATGGCTGGGCTTCAGGGGTGTTGCCGTGCAAAAGAAAGCCCCGCACTCACATGCGGGGCTGGGTTCCGTTTCAGTTTCTGCCTAGGCGCTAGGCGCTAGGCCCTAGCGCCTAACCACTCTCACTACATCACCGCCTGCATCAGCTTGACCAGCGGGAGGAAGAGCGAGATGACGATGAAGCCGACGATGCCGCCGAGGACGACGACCATGACGGGCTCGAGCAGCGAGACGAGGCCCGCGACCGCGACGTCGACCTCTTCGTCGTAGTTGTCGGCGACCTTGGTGAGCATCTTGTCCAGGTCACCGGTTTCTTCGCCGACGTCGATCATGTTGACGACCAGCGCGTCGCAGACCTTGGCCTTGCGCAGCGGCTCGGCGAACGAGTCACCTTGCCGGACCGAGTCGTGGACCTTCATGAGCGCTTTGGCGTAGACGTCGTTGCTGGTGGTTTCGGAAGTGATCTGGATCGCGTCGAGGATCGGGACGCCTGCGTTGATGAGCGTGCCGAGGGTACGGGTGAACTTGGCGATCGTGGCCTTGCGGATGAGCCCGCCGAGGATGGGGACCCAGAGGATGAGACGGTCCATAAAGGCCTTGCCGCCCGAGGTTTTGCGTAGGAACTTGAGGCCGAAGTAGATCACGATGGGCGAGAGCAGGACCCAGAGGAGCCCGGGGATCATCGCGCCGTTGCCGCCCTTGGCCTTGGGCAGGATCGGGCCGGCGAGCCACTTGGAAAAGCCGATGAGCCCCTTGGTCATGGCGGGGAGGTCGGTGTCGAAGTCGTCAAAGATCTCGACGAACTTGGGCACGATCAGGATCATGATGCCCAGCACGATCACCGCGGCGATCGAGATGACCGCGGCGGGGTAGATCATGGCGGAGATGATGCGCTTCTTGAGCTTTTCAGCTTTCTCGAGGAAGTCCGCGAGGCGCTGGAGGATCAGGTCGAGCACGCCGCCGACTTCGCCGGCCGCGATCATCTTGGTGTACAGCTTGTCGAAGGCCTTTGGGTGCTTGGCCATCGAGTCGGAGAGCGACGCACCGCCCGAGACGTCTTCATGGACGCCGGCCAGGGTGTTCTTCATCAGCCCGGGCTTTTGCTGCTGCTCGAGGATCGCAAGCGAGCGGAGGATCGGGAGCCCGGCGTCCTGCAGTGTGGAGAGCTGGCGCGTGAACTGGGTGAGGTTCTTCTTGCTGACCCCCCCGAAGTTGATGCTCAGGTCCATGCCCTTCTTCGAGCCGGACTTCTTGGTCGATGCGGCCGCGCCGCCGCCCGAGGACTTGCTCTTCTTGGACTTCTGCTCTCGCACAGAGGTCGGGAAGTAGCCCTGGCTTCGGATGCGGGCGATCGCCTCCTCGCTCGAGGCCGCGTTGATCGTCCCCTTCTGGGGCTTGCCCGCTTCGTTCAGTGCTTCAAATTGGAAAGTTGGCATACGTTGTGTCCTCGCCCACCCGGCTTGGAACTTCACTCAAACAAACACGCGATACACGCAAGTCGTCGCCACTACTCGGCGACCAGCGTCTCCCGAACCACTTCATCGATCGTCGTCGCCCCGTCATACAAAGCGAGCAGACCCGACTGCCGCAACGTCCGCATCCCGGCCTTGCGGCATTCCTGCGCGAGCTGCTGCGACGACGCGTCATTCATCACCAGGTCGCGCAGCTTGTCCGTCATCACCATGATCTCGAAGATACCCATCCGGCCGCGGTAGCCCGACTGGTTGCAGTAGTCGCAGCCCTTGCCGCGCGACAGCTGCCGGCCCGCCAGGTCGTCGGGCGTCAGGTCCAGACGCATCAGCTCGTCGTCGGTCGGCGTGTACATCTGCTTGCAACGGGTACAGATCTTGCGGACCAGACGCTGGGCGATAATGCCCTCGATCGTCGCGGTGATCAGGAAGTTTTCGAGGCCGAGGTCGATCAGTCGTGCGATCGAACTGGGGGCGTCGTTGGTATGCAGCGTGGAGAACACCAAGTGGCCCGTGAGCGAGGCCTGCACCGCGATCTGCGCGGTCTCAAGGTCGCGGGTCTCGCCGATCAGGACGATGTCGGGGTCTTGACGCAGGAAGCTGCGCAGGGCCTTGGCAAACGTGAGGCCGACGGCCTGGTTGATCTGCACCTGCACGAGCCCATCGATGTCGTACTCGACGGGGTCCTCGGCGGTCAGGATTTTTTCGCCGGGCTCGTTGAGCTCGTTGAGCGCGGAGTAGAGGGTCGTCGTCTTGCCCGAGCCGGTGGGGCCGGTGACGATGACGATGCCGTTGGGTTTCTTGATGAGCTGACGGACGACGGTGAGGTCGTCTTCGCGCAGCCCGCATTTTTCGAGGTCGAGCGAGACGTTTGATCGGTCGAGGACACGCATGACGCACGACTCGCCGAACATGGTCGGCAAGACCGCGACGCGGAGGTCGACGGGGTTGCTGTTGACGACGAGTTCGATGCGGCCGTCTTGCGGGATGCGGCGCTCGGCGATGTCGAGGTTCGCCATGACCTTGATACGGCTGACGATCGCGTTGGCCAGGTGCCGCGGCGGCGGGATCATCTCGTAGAGCACGCCATCGATGCGGTAACGCATCTTGAATTCGTCTTCGAAGGGCTCGAAGTGGATGTCCGAGGCCTTGTCCTTGATTGCCTGGAGCAGGACGAGGTTGAGCAGTCGCTTGACGCGGTTGTCCTCGACCTGGAGCGCGAGCTCTTCGAGGTCGACCGACGCGCCGTCACTGTCAAAAGACTCCAGTTCTTCGTCCTCAGACAGCTCGCTGATGAGGCCGGTGAGGGATTCGTCGTCGTCGCCGTAGAACTGCTTGATCCGCTTGGAGAGTTGGTCGGCGGGGGCGATCATCGCCTCGACCTGGAACCCCATGAGCAGGCGGAGGTCGTCCAGGGCGCGGAAGTTGTCCGCCGACTTCATCGCGACGGTCAGCTTATTCGCCTTGGCGTCGTACATGACCGGCACAACCTGGTAGGCGTTGGCCATCTCGGCGGGGATCTGGTGGCGCACATCGTCGGAGATATCGAAGTCTTCGAGGTCGATGACCTGCA
The sequence above is a segment of the Phycisphaeraceae bacterium D3-23 genome. Coding sequences within it:
- a CDS encoding HIT family protein encodes the protein MPTDPACIFCKIVAGDIPCHKLWEDDRALAFLDVGPLSEGHALIIPKQHYETLDQLPAEDAAAIGAALPALARAILEATGSTAYNIIQNNGAPAGQEVPHVHFHLIPRKPGTDRKDAVPGNGLPSGGWPAEEVDHELASDLVNSIRRHLQG
- a CDS encoding type II secretion system F family protein — its product is MPTFQFEALNEAGKPQKGTINAASSEEAIARIRSQGYFPTSVREQKSKKSKSSGGGAAASTKKSGSKKGMDLSINFGGVSKKNLTQFTRQLSTLQDAGLPILRSLAILEQQQKPGLMKNTLAGVHEDVSGGASLSDSMAKHPKAFDKLYTKMIAAGEVGGVLDLILQRLADFLEKAEKLKKRIISAMIYPAAVISIAAVIVLGIMILIVPKFVEIFDDFDTDLPAMTKGLIGFSKWLAGPILPKAKGGNGAMIPGLLWVLLSPIVIYFGLKFLRKTSGGKAFMDRLILWVPILGGLIRKATIAKFTRTLGTLINAGVPILDAIQITSETTSNDVYAKALMKVHDSVRQGDSFAEPLRKAKVCDALVVNMIDVGEETGDLDKMLTKVADNYDEEVDVAVAGLVSLLEPVMVVVLGGIVGFIVISLFLPLVKLMQAVM
- a CDS encoding ATPase, T2SS/T4P/T4SS family, which translates into the protein MAVETELGELKGLRLGRILTKMGKVTRDQVREGLALQQQKKRPLGQLLIELGYVNEDDVNLARAAQDGMQVIDLEDFDISDDVRHQIPAEMANAYQVVPVMYDAKANKLTVAMKSADNFRALDDLRLLMGFQVEAMIAPADQLSKRIKQFYGDDDESLTGLISELSEDEELESFDSDGASVDLEELALQVEDNRVKRLLNLVLLQAIKDKASDIHFEPFEDEFKMRYRIDGVLYEMIPPPRHLANAIVSRIKVMANLDIAERRIPQDGRIELVVNSNPVDLRVAVLPTMFGESCVMRVLDRSNVSLDLEKCGLREDDLTVVRQLIKKPNGIVIVTGPTGSGKTTTLYSALNELNEPGEKILTAEDPVEYDIDGLVQVQINQAVGLTFAKALRSFLRQDPDIVLIGETRDLETAQIAVQASLTGHLVFSTLHTNDAPSSIARLIDLGLENFLITATIEGIIAQRLVRKICTRCKQMYTPTDDELMRLDLTPDDLAGRQLSRGKGCDYCNQSGYRGRMGIFEIMVMTDKLRDLVMNDASSQQLAQECRKAGMRTLRQSGLLALYDGATTIDEVVRETLVAE